The Streptomyces sp. DG1A-41 genomic sequence GCCACGGAGTCCAGCGGCAGCCCCGTGACTTGGGCCAGCGTGACGACCGGCGTACCCATCGCGCCGAAGGCCACGGGCGCGGTGTTGGCGACCAGGGCGACTACGGCGGCGCGCACCGGTTCGAACCCGAGGGCGACCAGCATGACCGCGCTGATCGCGACGGGCGCCCCGAAGCCGGCGAGCGCCTCCAGCAGCGCCCCGAAGCAGAAGGCGATGACGAGTGCCTGGATGCGGGGGTCGTCGGACAGCCGCCCGAAGGACCGGCGCAGGATGTCGAAGTGCCGGGTGCGGACCGTCATCCGGTACACCCACAGGGCGTTGACGACGATCCACAGGATGGGGAAGAGGCCGAAGGCGGCGCCCTGGGCGGCGCTGGAGAGCGTCTGGTCCAGGGGCATGCCGTAGGCGAGCCGGGCGACGAGAACGGCGGCGAGGAGGCCGGTCAGGCCCGCCAGGTGCGCCTTCAGGCGGACGCCACCGAGCAGGACCAGGACGATCACGAGGGGCAGGGCCGCCACGAGGGCGGACAGGCCCAGTGAGCCGGCGACGGGTTCCAGTTCCTGGACGTACACGGGCACCTCCCCGGTTTCCGTCATGTGAAAGCGATTTCTCGCTACCCCAAAACGGAATGGTCATGTCCGCGCCAAGCACGCGTCAATGGGTGTGCGCGGGGAGGAACCGTGGGTGTGGTCAGTTGTCGGGCGACCGGAGGACGCGCAGGTGCCCTCGCCGGGCGACCTCCATCGGGTCGGCCGCGCGCCCGCCGCCACCGGCCGCCCGTTCCTGAGGACGGGCCGCCTCTCGCACGGCGTTCGCAAGCGCTTCCAGGTCGTCGCCGCTGGGACGCGCCGGGGCCGAGCCGTCGAGGAGCCGGACGACCTCCCAGCCGCGCGGGGCGGTGAGGCGCTCCGAGTGCTCGGCGCACAGGTCGTAGCAGTGGGGTTCGGCGTAGGTGGCGAGCGGGCCGAGGACCGCGGTCGAGTCGGCGTAGACGTACGTCAGCGTCGCGACGGCGGGACGGCCGCAGGCGGTGCGCGAACAGCGACGTACAGGGCTCACGACGTTGGACGGTACCGCACTCTTGAGCGGGCCGCGACGACTCTCCACCAGGT encodes the following:
- a CDS encoding DUF3499 domain-containing protein — protein: MESRRGPLKSAVPSNVVSPVRRCSRTACGRPAVATLTYVYADSTAVLGPLATYAEPHCYDLCAEHSERLTAPRGWEVVRLLDGSAPARPSGDDLEALANAVREAARPQERAAGGGGRAADPMEVARRGHLRVLRSPDN